The genomic stretch GGCCCATGTTAGTTTTACCAGGTCCCGCGGTGGACATCAACTATACTTACTAAGAGTACAAATGTGTGACAACACCTAGTGATTAAGGGATGTCAAGATTTTAGGTTTATTGTGAGGTAGAGATCTAACTAACTTGGCGGTGAGAAGCTCTGTCTGTGAGTATTTCTATATTAGAGTTAGCTTGTCCTTCTTAATTGCAATGTTGAGGTATTTATATACTCATTGGGCCTAGATCCAAGACTTCATTGGAAATAGCACCATCCAGAGAACGAATAATTTATCTCTTGGTACTCAGAAGAGCATGACTTCACTTCCCCTACGACTTATTTCATGCTATTATAGGGCGAGGACACGTCACCCCCAAATTTTCACGTCGAATGACTTATCATTGACAAAAGCGAAATATCCAATAGAATAAATAGCCGATTGATCCAATAAAAGGGCGATTAATAATCCTGACGTCTCCTCCTACCACCTTTACGAAAATATATCGATAGACtattattcaaaaacatattaatattcatatTAAACGATTAACTGCAATCCTGCCAATCTCCTCTCCTCCATTTTATATGTGTTTTCTTATATtctgtttttgtttaaatagataatgcaaaagaaataattttaGAAGTGTTCTCTTGTCTATTTTATATGTATGTTTATTATATATCTATTTTTTAAAGTCACAACACACAcggattctatttttatttttatttttaaaagtctgtaaagaaaacaaaaaaaataatttaaattgacCCACTTTCATCTCATTATAACAATAACCCTAATTCTTATATACCATATCATGAAAACCTATAGTCCCCTCAACAATTTGTTCCTTCACTTCAGTCTTCAACCATCAGCATGAATAATTTCAACAAGTTACATCCGGAGATCATTCGTACTCACATCACATCCTCTCGACGGTGCAACAAAGAATGGAGAATAGGAATGGGAAGCTTGTGTTGAAGAAGCACACCAATATTATTCTATTGAATGCAATTCATAATGGGAAAAAGGAAGAAATTGAATCTATAAAAAGCAGTTTTGATAATACTTCACTTACATTCATTCATCTCATCTCACAAATTTATAAAGTTACCATTATTCAAAAAAACTAACATTGACACAACAAGAAACAAcacaacaaaacaaatacaacaaCAGTAAAAAAAACCCAGTAATCCTGAATCCTCACTTtttcatggataacaacatagtTTAATTAACCACTGCCTCCAAGAACACCTTTAAGCTTCTTCACTAAACCAGCATCAAGAAAAGTAGTTGCAGTAATCAACTCAGTAGGAAAATCACTCTTAAACAAAGCGAAATCCAATATCTGTAAACCAGGATTGGCGCTACTAAAGCTAACAAAAGCAAGCGCATTATAACGACCACTGTTAATTTGGAAATGCAACAACCCTTGTGGAAAAACCATCACATCacctttgttaagtgttttaaggtAAACTACGTTAGCAGATGAAACAAAACCAGCAAGAATTGTTCCTTGAATAACAACCAATACTTCTGAAGCACCTGGGTGAGTGTGAAGTGGAATGACTCCACCTGGAGCTAAATCTAAACGCGCAATGGAGATTCCAAGTCCGTTTACGCCGGGAAATTGCGCGTCGAATGCAGGTGTAACGGCGGCTTTGATAATGTTTGTGGTGTTTCCACTTGTGGCTAGGCCGTGGAAGACGAAGTCATCGGCGGTTACTTTCTTGGGTGTTTTGCAAGAATATCCGGCTGGGCCGTTTGGTGCATTGTAATCTGCTACGCAGAAATCTACTACTGATGCATGAGAGagggaaagaagagagaaaatgaagaagatagtTAGAATCATCTTCATTTTGTTGGTGATAGGGTTGCTTGTTTTGTGTGAGTTTTTGTGGTGGATTTAGTtgattatatatagagagagtgGAATGGTGAAAATGTTATTACTGTTGGTATTGTTTCACTATGGATAGATTTTATTCTCATAGATGATGTATGTTGAATAGATAGATATTTTGAGGTAGGGTTGGTTCACGTGAATATCAACTTTTTTCTTTTGGATACCAACAAGAACTGTCTTTTTGTTTGAATTCAGGAAAAATAGGATCTTCTAAGTATCTTCTGTTTAAAAAGATATTGTTTCTTCAAGTGGCATGTTCGTCCAATATCTTAGGGTTATTAATGGAATTAACCCCTATTATAGAACTTAGTAATGAACTTTACTATACTAGTAATAGAACTTAGTAATGAAGTTTACTATGCTTCAGTTGTTATCAAAACAAGTTTTCTCATGTTTCATTTTGTAGCTTGATTAGTTATGAGAGATTAACTGCTGACCAGGGCAAATTTTGAGCGAATTGTTGTGGATTTTATTATGTCTCTAACTGCTTTGATTAAACAGATGGCGATTTTAGCAAATCAGGTGAACAATGCCAACAACAATGGAAATCAGTGAAGAGACAAAATTTTAGGGCTCCACGGGGTGGAAACGATCGTGctgttattattaaaaatttgagTTCTAAATAAGAATAACCCTACGAGGAAGAGTTTTATCATGGGAATCGACAAAATAACTATGACTAGAGTGAAGGTTGATATTCCATTAATTTATGGAACGATGGGAATAGAGGAGTTTTTGGATTTGTAGATTGACACTGATAGATTCTTCGATATCATGGATGTCTTAGAGAACAAACACTACAGAAAAAAAGTGCTCCTGCCACGCCCAAGAAACCGagactatatgcaaaataaccgtggcttaacgctgaggccacggtttggccacgtaaatccaactgtggagtatgcggccgtggcctaaagtaaagtccacggttttttggtatagaccacgcctttttgacAACTGTGGCTTTTTTAGACCACGGTTTAGGTAGTTTGATTAAGGCAGCGGTTTATATTTGCCATGATTACAGAACTGTGGCCATATGATAAAGCCACGGTTTCAGTTTAACGTTTAACatacagttttggttcaagatatagccacgttTTGGTTATGACCGCAAATTTAAAACCGtggttatatgttatgcattctaaaccattaatcttgccacagtttatttctgtatcatattatatattatatatatatatatatatatatatatatatatatatatatatatatatatatatatatatatatatatatatatatatatatatatatatatatatgcacatgtATTAATAATCAAAAACCAATAATTATTACCAACTGCATCAaatgatacaaatattttaatattttgttgaacGATTGAAAATACATGTTAACCTAGCTAGCTGCCATGTAGTTCTCAAACAGAAAACTGAATCCACAATAACAGAACCTATGCATCTAAAACTAACTTCCCAAATTATAAATCCCTAAGCTATCTACCATTACTTCTCAAACAGTTATTATCACACTTCTTTTCTTCAGCAGCTACTGCATTCTCTTCCAAGACTCATTTTCTTGCAAACAACAGAAGAAAAAGTTCAAGCATACTCATAGTGAGAAGAAAGCCTTCAACAGCCTTGCACTTGATAGAAAAAAACATAAACCAAAGTCAGAACCTACACGCTTAAGACAGAAAATCAGAATGAAGGCCCATTAAAATTCATCCAGCCAACCATAACAACACAATGcacatcaaacaaaaatcaactccCTGCACATAACCACTCAGCAGCCCACAAATCAtattcaaaagaagaagaaaagaggttaactttaattgtttttttagtcTTAACAGAATTTAGAATTTCCCTTCATAACTCTGCATAACAGTTCTATAATAACAGTTTAACTTCTAAACTAACTTCACTAACAGAATTCAAACTATACCTAACATAAACACCATTTATCATACATTTAGCATTGATGTTGTTTTCCCAACACCATTTATTCCTCCTCTTCCGAGGCAGAGCCTCCCATTCTTTGTACACAGAGAGAAGAGTAAAAAGGTCACCATCAGAATGGCAAAATTGCACTTTGAGACAATCAGATCTTTGCTTATCATCTTCATTaccaaatatgcagaaaatagtACTTGCATTGGGCATCATGGCAGCAAGGACAACACCTTCTCTGCCCAGAGCAAGTTAGAAACAGCCAAGGATCTTCAAAAATATGAACTTCAACACCTTCAGCATCATCAATCTTCATACCAATCAAGACTTTTGACTAAACCAAAAATCAATGTTAACAAGGAGGACATACCTGGAAATACTCCTACAAATCCATCGGCCTTTTCAATCAACTCGTCAATAGAAATAACAAATTGAATGAACAAATATGTGAATAAATAGAAAACCCAAAAACCTCCTCAAATCCTTTCTGAAGGGTCATACAAACCTCCTCAAATACTTATCCACAATGCTAAATAactttttaaaactaaaatattttattcttgttcaccaaaccaagtatttTGCTACGGACTTTCCAAATGCATTTTGTATTATTAGCCAtagtaaataagaaaaataacagaattaCTAACATTCTATCAAATGTGCACTAATCCATCCATAATAAATATCTAGTTTACATTTTCAATCAAGTATTAGTATCGAGTATCATTCTATCAAATAATTCTATGAAGTATAATacgaaatcaaaagaaaataattaattaatcaacaaaATTATTGCGAATGATAGAACCGTGTAATGAAACTTTGAGCGAGCAGCATTGCAACAAAGGGAAAGTGAGCAATAAACAAGAGcagaatattaaaaaattgatagTTGTACTATTAAACCATAATAATAGGTCAAAAGTTTATTATTAAACTATGGAACATAATATAAAAGCGATTGAAACTTCAGCATGGTTTATGATAAACTCCACAACATTAGGACCTGTTAGGCATAAACACAAGTTAATGAAAGTAATTTACAACTGTACTCTTGTTTGTGTGCAAAACTTCTAGAGAGGATATacttgaaatgataaaataaatcatattttCTTGTTTGGATTGACCTATTTAAGCTTATATACTGTCATAAGCATTTGTGAGACATATTGTGTCTTTGTAAGAGCTTATAGAACCAACTTATGATATTTTTCTAAGTTGTTTTTAGCTTATGTTCATAAGCTCTCCAAGATAGCTTATGAAAATAGGGTATAGCTTATATATGAAAACAACTTGACTTTAGCTTATTTTGCTATAGAAATAGCTTATATTTTAAGCACTTATatgaaaacaacaaaaaagaatttTGGACCACCATTTGCTGCATATTTCTGAAAACGTCCAAATGCAAAGCACGTATCGTAAACTCATGAAAGGAATAAGAAAATACCTGGACGATGGAACCGGGACGACTACTCAAATCATCTTCTCGTCTGTCACACCGGAGCCAATCTACACCTAGATCTGTCTAATGAAAAGATTACAATATCAAACAAATATAAGGAACATATTGTCAAACCGTAACATAACTGTAATCAAACATAAAAACGTAGTTATGGAGATTTCAAACGCAGAAAACATGCAGAATCTCTCAATCCCTCATAAACTCAGTCCTCATTAGAAACCCCAATCCATTTTAAATGTTTCACTGAAGCTTTTAGCAGAGGGCTGAAACGAACAAAAACATTCACTACACTCAAAACCACAACCCTCCATATGTCACAAAATATACACTCAACCTCACCCCACTCTACATAAACCTCACCTCACTCAACTCATCAACCATTCATAACATAAACACCAGAATCGCAGCAACAAAACTCATAGAGTAGTCATAAGCTAAATCACAAAAGAAGAAGTATCCAAGTCAAGCATAGTGAGAAAGCTTACCTGAAGAAGATCATCTGTAGGTCCCGCTTTTCATTCCCGTTCCTTGCAATTTCTTTGATTCACTTGTAAATATACTCTTGAAATCACCGAAAATCAATAACGAATTGGGGCTTAGGGTTTGTTTGGGATAAAGGGTAACATTGAAGGTTTGTATGTTTGTTGTTACTGAATTCGAAACAAAACGAAGATGATAGAGAGAGTTGGATTGGTGATAGCAAAGGGAGTGAAGAACCGGTAGCAGAGAGACCATGAGATAGAGCCGAGAGAGATATCGATCCAGAGTTGAGCTGAGAGTTGAGAGAGAGAAACATGAGAGAGTGAGGCACTAATGGTAGAGAGTGAGATCGTGAGAGGGAGAATAGAAGAATCCCAAAGGTGActtaaccctaatcccttttatgtttatttgatttagttttttttttatttttaatcttaaaaaaaaataaaatataaaacaagaGAAAGAGGGAAACGAAAAGAAAAGAGGGAAAACACGGCGGTCACTAAATTTTTGGACTTGGTCTACAGTTTTTAGTCAAAATTATAAGGCCGCGGTTTTTCTTTGCGCCTTAAAATATCCGCAGTTCTATAACCGTGGCAATTGAAGTAAAGGCCACAGTTTCAtactccggattcaatattttataacataattctacgctttgataactatggccaaatcatatatgtggccacagtttcttagctgtggaaaattttagcgtggccgtaggccaaaaatGTAGTAGTGAAACAAGTTAAGATGGTGGCGATCATACATAAGAGTATTGCTACTGTCTGGTGGGATAAGCTTAATAttcagaagaaaatgaaaagaaaaaggccGGTAAGATCTAAACAAAGAATGAAACAATGGGTAATGGAGCGATTTTTTCTAGAGGATTATGAGCAGATTCTTTATAAGATGTATATTGAGTGTTGAGTGTGTTCAGGGAAAGAGAATCGTAACAGAATACACAATTGAGTTTATGTGTTTCTCTGAGCGTAATGAACAAGGAGAATCAGAGAACCAGAAGGTAGCTCGATACATCAGTGATCTAAAGGGATCCTTGTAGGAGAAGATGGATTTACAAACCGTAGGAACCGCATAATTAATGAAGAAATTTCCTCAAAATTTCACTTCTTTTAGGTCTTTGATCACCCAAGAATAACTTTGAATCAGCGGACGATAAGGAAAAGAGTGCAGCAAGCAGGGATTTTAACCCTGAGCCCTAGCGGGTTGCAATTAGGTAAAACACAGGTTTAGAGGCAGAATAATCCATTTGTTAAATCCAGTGTAGATATGTGTTATTTTTGTAAAGGAAGAGGTCACAATTCAAATATTTTTCCAATAAGGAGAGTCGCTGCTATTGTGGAAGAAATGGAAAGGAAAGAGGAAAGAGAAGGTTATATAGTTGAGAGCGATGTATATTTATTGGTTGAGTTTGTAGAGGAAGAATCTGATGAGAGGGTAAATTTTGTGTTGCAAAGAATTTTAATAGCATCCAAAGATTAAGAGTGACACAAGAATCTGTTTAAAACACAATGTTCTATTAAAAACGAGGTGTGTAATCTGATTGTGGATAGTGGTATCATGGAGAATATGGTGTCATACAATTTAGTAGATTATTTGAAGTTGTCTACAAAACCCCATGAAAAGCCATATATGCTGGGTTGGGTAGGCAAGGGCTCACAAGATCGAGTAATTCTAGCATATAAAGTTCATATCTCCAACAGAAAGCATAACAGAGGAGAggtactttgtgatgttcttgatatggatatttgtcatattttacttgaTAGGAATTTCCATTTTTTGACATCACTTATCGGTGATGGGATAACATGATAATGTTTACATGAGGCGCACATAAAATTGCTATGCCTCCTGTTTTGCACTTTGATAAGAATCCAGGAAGAAAGAAGTCTAGTTTCTTGGTGATTACACTGAGTGAAAAGGAGCTTGATGAGGTTGTtaaataaactatttttttatcaaGTGGTGAGTAAAAGGTTGATGAGTGTTGTAAATGAGGAAATAATAGTTATAGAAGAAGTGTTAGGGATCCTAGAGGATTTCGAAGAATTGGCTGTAGATGAGCTACCAAATAATTTGCCTCCTATGCGAAATAAACGCCGAAAAGTTAAAGCTTTCAATATGGGATACAATGTGAGGGTGTTTCTGTGTAAGGAGAGGTTTCTAGTTAGTACTTATAGCAAGCTGCAACAACGCAAATATGGCTCATTCACAATGATCCGAAAGATCAACGATAGTGTTTATGTGGTAGCTCTCTCAAATTAATGATTATATCCAGTACTTTGAATGTTACTGATCTTCATGAATATCAGGCATATGAGGCCCTTTATAAAGAAGAGAACTCGCGGTTGAGTTCTTCATTGGTGGATGAGACTAATGTAGGAAGGCTTTTAAAGCCGTCTGAGTATATTTTAGATCCAAAATAGTATTATATTACTATCtgcaattttctattttatttatgttttggattaaaaaattgttagacgctggcctaaggatctagagggggggtgaatagatctcacagagtttttcggaattattttaaaagttaattgacagta from Vicia villosa cultivar HV-30 ecotype Madison, WI linkage group LG4, Vvil1.0, whole genome shotgun sequence encodes the following:
- the LOC131599394 gene encoding auxin-binding protein ABP19a-like, with the translated sequence MKMILTIFFIFSLLSLSHASVVDFCVADYNAPNGPAGYSCKTPKKVTADDFVFHGLATSGNTTNIIKAAVTPAFDAQFPGVNGLGISIARLDLAPGGVIPLHTHPGASEVLVVIQGTILAGFVSSANVVYLKTLNKGDVMVFPQGLLHFQINSGRYNALAFVSFSSANPGLQILDFALFKSDFPTELITATTFLDAGLVKKLKGVLGGSG